From one Humulus lupulus chromosome 8, drHumLupu1.1, whole genome shotgun sequence genomic stretch:
- the LOC133798112 gene encoding large ribosomal subunit protein uL16: MGRRPARCYRQIKNKPYPKSRFCRGVPDPKIRIYDVGMKKKGVDEFPFCVHLVSWEKENVSSEALEAARIACNKYMAKFAGKDAFHLRVRVHPFHVLRINKMLSCAGADRLQTGMRGAFGKPQGVCARVSIGQVLLSVRCKDSNSHHAQEALRRAKFKFPGRQKIIVSRKWGFTKFSRADYVKFKSENRILADGVNAKLLGCHGRLANRQPGKAFLTAV; encoded by the exons ATGGGGAGGA GACCTGCAAGGTGTTATCGTCAAATCAAGAACAAACCTTACCCAAAGTCAAGGTTTTGTCGAGGTGTTCCTGATCCTAAGATCAGAATCTACGATGTTGGAATGAAGAAGAAGGGTGTCGATGAATTCCCATTCTGCGTTCACCTCGTGAGTTGGGAGAAGGAGAATGTTTCATCCGAGGCGTTGGAAGCAGCTAGGATTGCTTGCAACAAGTACATGGCTAAGTTTGCTGGAAAAGATGCTTTCCATTTGAGGGTGAGGGTGCACCCTTTCCATGTTCTGCGTATTAACAAGATGCTTTCATGCGCCGGAGCTGATAGGCTCCAGACTGGAATGAGAGGCGCCTTTGGGAAACCACAAGGTGTGTGCGCGAGAGTCAGCATTGGTCAGGTCCTTCTTTCTGTTCGTTGCAAGGACAGCAACAGCCATCATGCTCAGGAGGCCCTCCGCCGTGCTAAGTTCAAGTTCCCTGGCCGTCAAAAGATTATTGTCAGCAGGAAGTG GGGATTCACCAAGTTCAGCCGTGCTGATTATGTGAAGTTCAAGTCAGAGAACAGGATTTTAGCAGATGGTGTCAATGCTAAG CTTCTTGGGTGCCATGGTCGTCTAGCGAACCGTCAGCCTGGAAAGGCCTTCCTCACTGCTGTCTAG
- the LOC133798110 gene encoding uncharacterized protein LOC133798110, producing the protein MSKASSRLVHGFLRLHNYHSSHIAKPSSPNPGTTAASLFRESLSRAHHSAPAPPSLTRIGVPGSSNAVLTRIPSSPSRAGLGLRFSSFRSSGLGKAYANANFAKKVFEKPASAVASTFSRYREAIGLQIEAFFRRNYLFVLGAVGVVACALLWRIMFGIANTFIGFSEGMAKYGFLALSTAIVAFAGLYVRGRFTINPDRVYRIAMRKLNTSAGILEVMGAPLSGSDLRAYVMSGGGLTIKNFKPRIRSKRCFLLFPIQGSERKGLVSVEVKKKKGQYDMKLLAVDIPMASGPDQRLFLEGDEVEYKVGGGLISQLRDPVVKAMSAAKEFDALDQIEEEEDAERELQKAEQKNSEEIEKLEKDGRQ; encoded by the exons ATGTCCAAAGCTTCGTCCAGACTCGTCCATGGTTTTCTCAGACTTCACAATTATCATTCCTCTCACATCGCAAAACCCTCTTCCCCAAATCCCGGCACTACCGCTGCCTCTTTGTTCCGAGAATCGCTCAGCCGGGCGCACCATTCCGCCCCTGCTCCGCCATCTCTTACCCGAATCGGAGTACCGGGTTCGTCCAATGCGGTATTGACCCGAATTCCTTCGTCTCCCTCTAGGGCTGGACTTGGGCTTAGGTTCTCCTCGTTTAGGTCCTCCGGGTTGGGGAAAGCTTATGCCAATGCGAATTTTGCAAAGAAGGTCTTTGAGAAGCCGGCGTCGGCCGTTGCTTCCACCTTCTCGAGGTACCGGGAGGCCATAGGGTTGCAGATTGAGGCTTTCTTTAGAAGGAACTATCTCTTCGTGTTAGGTGCCGTTGGTGTGGTGGCGTGTGCTTTACTATGGAGGATTATGTTTGGCATTGCCAATACTTTTATTGGGTTCTCCGAAGGAATGGCCAAGTATGGGTTTCTTGCTCTTTCAACCGCCATCGTCGCTTTTGCT GGCCTTTATGTCCGCGGAAGATTCACAATTAACCCTGATAGAGTTTATAGAATTGCTATGAGGAAGCTCAATACGTCTGCTGGGATTCTTGAGGTTATGGGAGCCCCTCTTTCAGGATCAGATCTTAGAGCCTATGTAATGTCAGGAGGTGGACTTACGATAAAGAATTTCAAGCCAAGAATTAGGAGCAAGCGTTGTTTTCTCCTCTTCCCCATTCAAGGTTCAGAGAGGAAGGGTCTGGTCAGTGTTGAAGTAAAGAAGAAAAAAGGCCAG TATGATATGAAGCTACTGGCAGTCGACATTCCCATGGCATCAGGACCAGACCAGCGATTATTCTTGGAGGGAGATGAAGTAGAATACAAGGTTGGTGGTGGCCTAATATCCCAACTTAGAGATCCCGTGGTAAAAGCAATGAGTGCGGCCAAAGAGTTTGATGCTCTTGATCAGATTGAAGAAGAGGAGGATGCTGAAAGAGAACTGCAGAAGGCAGAGCAAAAGAACAGTGAAGAAATTGAGAAACTTGAGAAAGATGGCCGTCAGTGA
- the LOC133798111 gene encoding hydroxyacylglutathione hydrolase cytoplasmic, giving the protein MKIHHIPCLEDNYAYLIIDESTKEAAVVDPVEPEKILNVAQQHGVVLKLVLTTHHHWDHAGGNEKLRQLVPGIKVYGGSKDNVKGCTDVVDNGDKISLGADVSILALHTPSHTNGHISYYVTSKEGEDPAVFTGDTLFVAGCGKFFEGTAEQMYQSLCVTLGSLPKPTRVYCGHEYTVKNLQFALTVEPENVKTQHKLSWAQQQRKAGLPTIPSTIEDEMETNPFIRVELPEIQEKVGCDSAVEAMREIRKRKDNWRG; this is encoded by the exons ATGAAGATCCATCACATTCCTTGTTTGGAGGACAACTACGCTTACTT GATTATCGATGAGAGCACCAAGGAAGCCGCAGTAGTTGATCCTGTAGAGCCCGAGAAGATTCTCAACGTTGCTCAGCAACATGGCGTCGTTCTTAAGCTTGTTCTCACCACTCATCACCACTG GGATCATGCCGGTGGAAATGAAAAGCTAAGGCAATTAGTCCCTGGAATTAAGGTATATGGCGGTTCAAAGGACAATGTGAAGGGCTGCACTGATGTTGTAGACAATGGTGATAAGATTTCACTTGGGGCTGATGTTAGTATATTGGCGCTTCACACACCTAG CCACACCAATGGTCATATTAGTTATTATGTGACTAGCAAAGAAGGAGAGGATCCAGCTGTTTTTACTGGAGATACTCTG TTCGTAGCTGGTTGTGGGAAATTTTTTGAAGGAACGGCAGAGCAGATGTATCAGTCCCTATGTGTGACATTAGGTTCATTGCCAAAGCCAACTAGAGTTTATTGTGGCCATGAG TACACGGTCAAGAACTTGCAGTTTGCTCTGACAGTTGAACCAGAAAATGTGAAGACACAGCATAAACTATCATGGGCACAGCAGCAGCGCAAAGCAGGCCTCCCCACAATTCCTTCGACAATAGAGGATGAGATGGAGACAAACCCATTCATTCGGGTTGAGCTACCGGAGATTCAG GAGAAGGTTGGATGCGACTCTGCCGTGGAAGCCATGCGTGAGATAAGGAAGCGGAAGGACAATTGGAGGGGCTAA